In a single window of the Olivibacter sp. SDN3 genome:
- a CDS encoding ketoacyl-ACP synthase III — protein MGAKIQAIDYYFPEKKVTNQDLGREFPDYDFSKFEYKIGISSRYVAAPNETALDLAEKACLKLFGRIDKNQIDYVLYCTQSPEYIMPSTACILQDRLGLNKTVGAFDFNLGCSGYTYGLSMAKAFIESGQAKNILLVTTDTYSKYINKKDRSNRAIFGDAATATLVSFAEKNGIYKFRFGTDGGGFNKLIVKNGAGRYPHDNEAVEHIYGRGNIYTENNLYMNGPEIFRFTSTVVPPFIEEVLKFNDVEKKDIGQFVFHQANAHMLKVMRERLFLPIAKFYINLRDGGNTVSSTIPIALKNYSNQDMNVDETAVIIAGFGVGLSWSAGLIDISRGL, from the coding sequence ATGGGGGCTAAAATACAGGCTATAGATTATTATTTTCCAGAAAAAAAAGTTACAAATCAAGATCTTGGCCGTGAATTTCCAGACTACGATTTTTCTAAATTTGAGTATAAAATAGGGATTAGCAGCAGATACGTAGCAGCACCTAATGAAACAGCCTTGGATTTGGCAGAAAAAGCCTGCTTAAAATTATTCGGAAGGATAGATAAGAATCAAATCGACTATGTGTTGTACTGTACGCAAAGTCCTGAGTACATTATGCCCTCCACGGCCTGTATTTTGCAAGATCGTTTGGGTTTAAATAAAACTGTCGGGGCTTTTGATTTTAACTTGGGCTGTTCTGGTTATACTTATGGATTGAGTATGGCCAAAGCATTTATCGAAAGCGGGCAGGCCAAGAATATATTGCTGGTTACTACAGATACATATTCGAAGTATATCAATAAAAAGGACCGATCGAATAGAGCTATTTTTGGAGATGCTGCCACAGCAACATTGGTGTCTTTTGCAGAAAAAAATGGGATATATAAATTCAGATTTGGCACAGACGGTGGAGGTTTTAATAAATTGATTGTTAAAAATGGAGCAGGCAGATACCCGCATGATAATGAAGCCGTAGAGCATATATATGGAAGGGGAAATATCTATACCGAAAATAATCTTTATATGAACGGCCCTGAGATATTTCGTTTTACCAGTACTGTCGTTCCTCCCTTTATTGAGGAAGTTTTAAAATTCAACGATGTTGAAAAGAAAGATATTGGGCAGTTTGTGTTTCATCAGGCAAATGCCCATATGCTAAAAGTCATGAGAGAAAGGCTATTTCTCCCGATCGCTAAGTTTTATATTAATTTGCGTGACGGAGGTAATACCGTGTCATCAACTATTCCTATCGCTCTAAAAAACTACAGTAATCAGGATATGAATGTAGACGAAACCGCGGTTATTATCGCAGGTTTCGGCGTAGGCTTATCGTGGTCTGCAGGTTTGATTGATATCTCTAGAGGACTTTGA
- a CDS encoding CorA family divalent cation transporter, which yields MKRIFATRAQHGFDWIDLTDPSLKEMEEIAKTFSLHETSVKDCLQPDHLPKYEIVDHYNFIIFRVFTKRALAEADTIHELTNKIAIFFSSDYIVTIHRTTQALIDEVQAKAITTGGCNDIYCVLNRLIRASLLTFEEPSAKLASSLDYFEENVFLKQRKAPVLRGLYYVKRKVDVIRRLLILSFEIIDKIDAPEQRNIYTRDIRDLYVRIQSIYDNLSENTAQLLSAYFSIASHRTNEIMRVLTIFSVFFMPLTFIVGIYGMNFHFMPELDWYFGYPIIMLLMIIITLAIYAWFKKKGWL from the coding sequence ATGAAACGAATTTTTGCCACTCGGGCACAACATGGTTTTGACTGGATAGATTTAACAGATCCGTCATTGAAAGAGATGGAAGAAATCGCAAAAACGTTCTCGTTACATGAAACTTCTGTCAAAGATTGTTTGCAGCCTGATCACTTACCCAAATATGAGATCGTTGACCACTATAATTTTATTATCTTTCGCGTCTTCACAAAGCGGGCATTAGCTGAGGCAGACACCATCCACGAACTCACCAACAAAATTGCCATCTTTTTCTCATCAGATTATATTGTTACTATACACCGAACAACACAGGCCTTAATTGATGAAGTTCAAGCGAAAGCAATAACTACAGGTGGCTGCAATGATATTTACTGTGTATTAAACCGCTTAATCCGCGCTTCCTTACTCACATTCGAAGAACCTAGCGCAAAACTTGCCTCCTCACTTGACTACTTCGAAGAAAATGTATTTCTCAAACAACGTAAAGCGCCCGTTCTAAGGGGGCTTTATTATGTAAAACGTAAGGTAGATGTTATCCGTAGGCTCCTTATCTTATCATTTGAAATAATAGACAAAATAGATGCACCTGAACAGCGAAATATCTATACAAGAGATATCAGGGATCTTTATGTACGCATTCAAAGTATCTACGACAACCTATCCGAGAATACCGCCCAGTTACTTTCCGCCTATTTCTCTATAGCATCTCATCGTACGAATGAGATCATGCGCGTGTTGACTATCTTTTCGGTATTTTTTATGCCGTTGACATTCATAGTAGGAATATATGGCATGAATTTTCATTTCATGCCAGAACTTGATTGGTATTTTGGCTATCCAATTATTATGCTATTGATGATTATCATCACACTAGCTATTTATGCATGGTTTAAGAAAAAGGGATGGCTATAA
- a CDS encoding glycoside hydrolase family 43 protein — MKNMKIRNIAYSLKFFFTIYFFILIIPAKAQQNPVFEGWYADPEGIKYGDQFWVFPTYSAPYEEQVFMDAFSSKDLKNWQKHSRIIDTSAVKWAKKAMWAPAVLEKEGKYYLFFGANDVHEGEIGGIGVAVADRPEGPYRDLLGKPLINEIVNGAQPIDQFVFKDTDGAYYMYYGGWGHCNIVKLNDDFTGLVPFDDGEMYKEVTPKDYVEGPFMFVRDGKYYFMWSEGGWTGPDYKVAYAIADSPFGPFERIDTILEQDPTVATGAGHHSVIYDSSNDKWFIVYHRRPLGETSAHHRVTCIDEMHFDEKGFIKPVTMTK; from the coding sequence ATGAAAAATATGAAAATCCGAAACATTGCCTATAGCTTGAAATTTTTTTTCACTATTTATTTTTTTATACTGATTATTCCAGCGAAAGCTCAACAAAATCCTGTTTTTGAAGGTTGGTATGCTGATCCTGAAGGAATAAAATATGGCGATCAATTTTGGGTGTTCCCTACTTACTCAGCGCCTTATGAGGAGCAGGTGTTTATGGATGCTTTCTCCTCGAAAGACTTGAAAAATTGGCAAAAACATTCCCGTATTATAGACACTTCTGCAGTAAAATGGGCAAAAAAGGCCATGTGGGCGCCAGCAGTTTTAGAGAAAGAAGGTAAGTACTATCTGTTTTTCGGAGCGAATGATGTTCATGAAGGAGAAATAGGTGGGATCGGTGTTGCGGTCGCCGATCGACCTGAGGGACCTTATCGGGATTTATTGGGCAAACCTCTAATTAATGAAATAGTTAACGGTGCGCAACCCATCGATCAGTTTGTTTTTAAAGATACTGATGGCGCTTATTATATGTATTATGGAGGTTGGGGCCACTGCAATATCGTAAAGTTGAATGACGATTTTACTGGATTGGTGCCTTTTGATGACGGAGAAATGTATAAGGAGGTTACACCAAAGGATTACGTAGAAGGCCCTTTTATGTTCGTAAGGGATGGGAAATATTACTTTATGTGGTCAGAGGGCGGCTGGACAGGGCCAGACTATAAAGTGGCATATGCTATAGCTGATTCTCCATTCGGTCCTTTCGAGCGTATCGACACCATTTTGGAACAAGATCCTACCGTTGCAACTGGGGCAGGTCACCATTCTGTTATTTATGACTCATCGAATGATAAATGGTTTATTGTATATCATAGGAGGCCATTGGGAGAAACCAGTGCCCACCATCGGGTGACGTGTATAGACGAGATGCATTTTGATGAAAAGGGATTTATAAAACCGGTAACCATGACCAAATAG
- a CDS encoding NUDIX hydrolase — MKWKVLTSEYLIKAPWAVLRRDKCEMPNGHVVPEYYVLEYPNWVNIVALTKDNQVILVKQYRHGAGIESLEIPGGVIDEGEDAETAARREMLEETGYTFDQMEKIVELYPNPATSTNITTTFVARGGVKIREQALDDQEEIEVFLVSIDETKKLLKENKIPQALHAAALFYALY; from the coding sequence ATGAAGTGGAAAGTTTTAACCTCGGAATATTTAATAAAAGCACCATGGGCAGTGCTCCGCAGAGATAAATGTGAAATGCCCAATGGGCACGTCGTTCCTGAATATTATGTGTTGGAATATCCTAATTGGGTTAATATTGTAGCATTGACAAAAGATAATCAGGTCATTTTGGTGAAGCAGTACCGTCATGGTGCGGGTATAGAATCGCTGGAAATCCCAGGAGGTGTTATTGACGAGGGAGAAGATGCAGAAACTGCAGCCAGACGTGAAATGTTAGAAGAAACCGGCTATACATTTGATCAAATGGAAAAGATTGTCGAGTTGTACCCAAACCCCGCGACAAGTACAAATATTACCACAACATTTGTTGCGCGTGGTGGTGTTAAAATAAGGGAGCAAGCGTTGGATGATCAGGAAGAAATAGAGGTTTTCTTGGTTTCTATTGACGAAACAAAAAAACTCCTGAAAGAAAATAAGATACCGCAGGCACTTCATGCGGCGGCTTTGTTTTATGCACTTTATTAA
- a CDS encoding endonuclease/exonuclease/phosphatase family protein: MDIFISVFSFAIISFTAIPFIKHDYWTFRVFDYPRLQKLVLSAAALILVILYFQKTSLLYWLLLSTLVINSCYLLFQIYPFTIFAKKQVLTAVDDKPTQSIRIMIANVYEDNTNTAGCLNEIYRANPDVVLLLETNKRWEAQTNRLEADYHHHVKVPLENTYGMLLYSKLPLNNVSIKYMVEKDIPSIHCQLTLRNGQAVQLYAIHPTPPVPNENPRSTERDKELLLIADLAKACKTPVIVIGDLNDVAWSYTTELFLKMSGLLDPRRGRGFFNTFHAHYPFMRFPLDHAFISTDFKLKEMKRLPNFDSDHFPIFLSLQYEANASRQQQSLSPETEDVKEAEEKKTKR, from the coding sequence ATGGATATTTTTATCAGTGTTTTTTCATTTGCTATCATCTCCTTTACGGCAATACCTTTTATCAAGCACGACTACTGGACATTCAGGGTATTTGATTATCCTCGTTTGCAAAAATTGGTGCTTTCTGCAGCAGCGCTTATATTAGTTATACTGTACTTTCAAAAGACATCACTGCTATACTGGTTACTCTTGAGTACGCTTGTTATCAATAGCTGTTACCTTCTTTTTCAGATTTATCCATTTACCATTTTTGCAAAAAAACAAGTGTTAACCGCGGTAGATGATAAACCGACACAAAGTATCCGTATTATGATCGCTAACGTCTATGAGGATAACACAAATACCGCAGGCTGTTTAAATGAAATTTACAGGGCCAATCCCGACGTTGTTCTCCTATTGGAAACGAACAAGAGATGGGAAGCACAAACCAACAGACTCGAAGCAGACTACCATCACCACGTAAAAGTCCCCTTAGAGAACACCTACGGCATGCTACTTTATTCTAAGTTGCCACTAAACAACGTGTCTATCAAGTACATGGTGGAAAAAGATATACCTTCTATACACTGCCAATTAACACTAAGAAACGGACAGGCCGTACAATTATATGCGATACATCCCACTCCTCCTGTACCCAATGAGAATCCACGTTCCACAGAAAGGGATAAGGAATTGTTACTTATTGCAGATCTAGCCAAAGCCTGTAAAACACCAGTCATAGTAATAGGCGACCTGAACGATGTGGCTTGGAGTTACACGACAGAACTCTTCTTAAAAATGAGTGGTCTGTTGGATCCCCGCAGGGGAAGAGGCTTTTTCAATACGTTTCATGCGCATTATCCTTTTATGCGTTTCCCCTTAGACCACGCTTTCATTTCAACCGACTTTAAACTCAAAGAAATGAAACGTCTTCCTAATTTTGATTCTGATCATTTCCCAATCTTTTTAAGTTTACAGTATGAAGCAAACGCCTCTCGACAACAGCAGTCTTTAAGCCCGGAAACGGAAGATGTAAAGGAGGCGGAAGAAAAGAAAACAAAAAGATGA
- the rfbD gene encoding dTDP-4-dehydrorhamnose reductase, with amino-acid sequence MSKIVLGGSGQLGQCIKSVAGEKSEDSKLIFFSSKDADLNNYGQMRNMFEAYKPQMIINCAAYTAVDKAEEEQDIAYALNADAAGNLASLCKHYNSELIHISTDFVFEGNKPGLLTEEDITKPIGVYGKTKLIGEKKIQEEWGRSIILRTSWLYSEYGNNFLKTILRLAGDRDEVKIICDQVGTPTYGIDLARAILHIISLENKEYGIYHYSNEGVASWYDFAYEICKIKGLSVAVKPIKTGEFPTKAKRPIYSVMDKTKVKETFNLEIAHWTDSLRICLERLSTN; translated from the coding sequence ATGAGTAAGATAGTATTAGGAGGCAGCGGACAGCTTGGACAATGTATTAAATCTGTTGCCGGAGAAAAATCGGAAGACAGCAAGTTGATTTTTTTTTCTTCAAAGGATGCTGACTTGAATAATTATGGGCAAATGCGTAATATGTTTGAGGCCTATAAACCACAAATGATAATTAATTGTGCTGCTTACACCGCAGTTGACAAAGCGGAAGAGGAGCAGGATATTGCTTATGCTTTAAATGCTGATGCCGCCGGCAATTTGGCTTCATTGTGTAAACATTATAATAGTGAACTTATACATATCTCTACAGACTTCGTGTTTGAAGGTAATAAGCCAGGGTTACTTACCGAAGAGGATATCACAAAGCCGATTGGAGTGTATGGGAAAACAAAATTGATCGGGGAGAAGAAAATTCAAGAAGAATGGGGACGTTCAATTATCTTGCGCACAAGTTGGCTTTATTCGGAATATGGAAATAACTTTCTGAAGACTATTCTGCGTTTGGCTGGAGATAGAGACGAAGTGAAAATCATATGTGATCAAGTGGGTACACCTACCTACGGAATCGACCTCGCACGTGCGATATTGCATATTATTTCTTTAGAAAATAAAGAATATGGAATATACCACTATAGTAATGAAGGAGTAGCAAGTTGGTACGATTTTGCCTATGAAATATGCAAGATAAAGGGGTTATCTGTAGCCGTTAAACCCATAAAAACAGGAGAATTTCCTACCAAAGCAAAAAGACCGATTTATTCGGTGATGGATAAAACGAAGGTAAAAGAGACGTTTAACCTCGAAATAGCTCATTGGACAGACAGCTTGAGAATCTGCTTGGAACGCCTAAGCACCAACTAA
- a CDS encoding nicotinamide mononucleotide adenylyltransferase, giving the protein MAREILENKRKALRINLNEQIYGTFAEIGAGQEVARNFFTAGAASGTIAKTMSAYDMAFSDAIYGAEYNRRYVSSSRLEKMLDHEYGLLTDRLTGSKYQNRKFFAFADTVTTLNFSKTNDPHGWIGIRFQSEVGGDPNDIIVHVRLLDSDASLQQTVLGILGVNLVFAAYFYINDVQTMIESLADNLAAGSVEIDLVKVNGPVFNNVNERLINLYLIAKGFSSAAIFDKDGHAHQARDFLYKRDIIILRTKYRQKSNPNFDLFNLAVDQFKRNLGVKDSNLLVMIEVLMSNVLDDHPELSNDDLEYFAQRAEELCATGNHILVSNFTRSHKLANYLSQFKPKNVGISTNISNLRNIFNSRNYGDTYTDELLAYVSGMFSKNVKLYAYPYLDKKSNEIINTNNMPVSREAKPLFDFLTQNHYIIDIENYDERFVKTV; this is encoded by the coding sequence ATGGCAAGAGAGATTTTGGAAAATAAGCGTAAAGCATTAAGAATTAACCTCAATGAACAAATTTATGGCACTTTTGCAGAAATAGGTGCCGGACAGGAAGTTGCGCGTAATTTTTTTACCGCGGGTGCTGCCTCAGGCACTATCGCAAAAACGATGAGTGCTTATGATATGGCCTTCAGTGATGCCATTTATGGAGCTGAATATAATAGAAGGTACGTTAGCAGTTCTCGATTAGAAAAGATGTTAGACCATGAGTATGGGTTATTGACAGACCGGCTAACAGGGTCTAAATATCAAAACCGCAAATTCTTCGCTTTTGCCGATACGGTTACCACATTAAATTTTAGCAAAACAAATGATCCACATGGTTGGATTGGTATCCGTTTCCAGTCGGAAGTAGGAGGGGATCCTAATGATATTATCGTTCACGTGCGCTTGTTGGACAGCGACGCTTCGTTACAGCAGACAGTACTTGGAATATTGGGTGTGAATCTAGTGTTTGCGGCGTATTTTTACATAAATGATGTCCAAACGATGATAGAGAGTCTGGCAGATAACCTAGCTGCAGGGTCAGTAGAAATCGATTTGGTAAAAGTTAACGGTCCTGTGTTTAATAACGTGAACGAAAGGCTGATCAATCTTTACTTAATAGCTAAGGGGTTTTCAAGTGCGGCGATATTTGATAAAGATGGACATGCCCACCAGGCAAGAGACTTTTTGTATAAAAGGGATATCATTATTTTAAGAACAAAATATAGGCAGAAATCCAATCCTAACTTTGATTTATTTAATCTTGCGGTTGATCAATTTAAGCGGAATCTAGGTGTGAAAGATAGCAATTTATTGGTGATGATTGAGGTTCTTATGTCGAACGTTTTAGACGATCACCCTGAATTGAGTAATGACGATCTTGAGTATTTTGCGCAAAGAGCTGAGGAGCTTTGTGCTACCGGAAACCATATATTGGTTTCCAACTTTACTCGTAGCCATAAATTGGCAAATTATCTTTCTCAATTCAAACCAAAAAACGTTGGTATTTCTACCAATATATCGAATTTGCGTAATATATTCAATTCTAGAAACTATGGTGATACTTATACGGATGAACTATTGGCCTACGTAAGTGGTATGTTTAGTAAAAATGTTAAGCTGTACGCCTATCCATATCTAGATAAAAAGAGTAATGAAATTATTAACACGAACAATATGCCAGTGTCGAGAGAAGCTAAACCACTATTCGATTTTCTAACACAAAATCATTACATTATTGATATAGAAAACTACGATGAGCGATTTGTAAAAACAGTTTAA